The following proteins come from a genomic window of Enterobacter chengduensis:
- the mgtA gene encoding magnesium-translocating P-type ATPase: MFKNITRQLQDLLSRHLPHRLVQRDPLPNAKNMAGTAIPASLTERCLNVAAMDENEVWRAFGGHPEGLNASEVEKIRAVHGDNQIPAQKPSPWWVHLWLCYRNPFNLLLTVLGIISYATEDLFAAGVIALMVGISTLLNFIQEARSTKAADALKAMVSNTATVSRVINDLGENAWVELPIDQLVPGDLVKLAAGDMIPADLRIVQARDLFVAQASLTGESLPVEKVARSRDPQQMNPLECDTLCFMGTTVVSGTAQAIVTATGGNTWFGQLAGRVSEQESEPNAFQKGIGRVSMLLIRFMMVMTPIVLLINGYTKGDWWEAALFALSVAVGLTPEMLPMIVTSTLARGAVKLSKQKVIVKHLDAIQNFGAMDILCTDKTGTLTQDKIVLENHTDISGKTSERVLHSAWLNSHYQTGLKNLLDVAVLEGVDEESARTLSGRWQKVDEIPFDFERRRMSVVVSEQQEVHQLICKGALQEILNVSTQVRYNGDIVPLDDTMLRRIKRVTDNLNRQGLRVVAVASKFLPAREGDYQRIDESDLILEGYIAFLDPPKETTAPALKALKASGITVKILTGDSELVAAKVCHEVGLDAGDVVVGSDIEHLSDDELAKLAQRTTLFARLTPMHKERIVTLLKREGHVVGFMGDGINDAPALRAADIGISVDGAVDIAREAADIILLEKSLMVLEEGVIEGRRTFANMLKYIKMTASSNFGNVFSVLVASAFLPFLPMLPLHLLIQNLMYDVSQVAIPFDNVDDEQIQKPQHWNPADLGRFMLFFGPISSIFDILTFCLMWFVFHANTPEHQTLFQSGWFVVGLLSQTLIVHMIRTRRIPFIQSRAAWPLIVMTGIVMALGIALPFSPLASYLQLQALPLSYFPWLVAILAGYMVLTQMVKGFYARRYGWQ; encoded by the coding sequence ATGTTTAAAAATATCACCCGGCAGCTGCAGGACCTGCTGAGCCGCCACCTGCCGCACCGCCTTGTTCAGCGCGACCCGCTGCCCAATGCCAAAAACATGGCGGGCACCGCGATCCCCGCGTCCCTGACCGAACGCTGCCTGAACGTGGCGGCGATGGATGAAAACGAAGTCTGGCGCGCCTTTGGCGGGCACCCGGAAGGGCTGAACGCGTCCGAAGTGGAAAAAATCCGCGCCGTGCATGGCGATAACCAGATCCCGGCGCAAAAGCCCTCTCCGTGGTGGGTACACCTGTGGCTCTGCTACCGCAACCCGTTCAACCTGCTGCTGACGGTGCTCGGCATTATCTCCTACGCGACGGAAGATCTGTTTGCCGCAGGGGTGATTGCCCTGATGGTGGGGATTTCCACGCTGCTGAACTTCATTCAGGAAGCCCGCTCTACAAAAGCGGCGGACGCCCTGAAGGCGATGGTCAGCAACACCGCGACCGTGTCGCGCGTGATCAACGATCTCGGCGAAAACGCCTGGGTGGAGCTGCCTATCGACCAGCTGGTGCCGGGCGATCTGGTGAAGCTGGCCGCGGGAGACATGATCCCGGCGGATTTACGCATCGTCCAGGCGCGCGATCTGTTCGTGGCCCAGGCCTCGCTGACCGGGGAATCCCTGCCCGTTGAAAAGGTGGCGCGCAGCCGCGACCCGCAGCAGATGAACCCGCTCGAGTGCGATACCCTGTGCTTTATGGGCACCACGGTGGTCAGCGGCACCGCGCAGGCGATTGTCACCGCCACCGGGGGCAACACCTGGTTTGGCCAGCTTGCCGGACGCGTCAGCGAGCAGGAGAGCGAGCCGAACGCCTTCCAGAAAGGGATTGGCCGCGTCAGCATGCTGCTGATCCGCTTTATGATGGTGATGACGCCCATCGTGCTGCTGATCAACGGCTACACCAAAGGCGACTGGTGGGAAGCGGCGCTGTTTGCGCTCTCCGTGGCCGTCGGCTTAACGCCGGAAATGCTGCCGATGATTGTCACCTCCACGCTGGCGCGCGGGGCGGTGAAGCTCTCTAAACAGAAGGTGATCGTCAAACACCTCGACGCCATTCAAAACTTTGGCGCGATGGACATTCTCTGCACCGATAAAACCGGCACCCTGACTCAGGACAAAATCGTGCTGGAGAACCACACCGATATCTCCGGCAAAACCAGCGAGCGCGTGCTGCACAGCGCGTGGCTGAACAGCCACTACCAGACCGGGCTGAAAAACCTGCTCGACGTGGCGGTGCTGGAAGGGGTAGATGAGGAGTCCGCCCGCACGCTCTCCGGGCGCTGGCAGAAGGTGGACGAAATCCCGTTCGACTTCGAGCGCCGCCGCATGTCGGTGGTGGTGAGCGAGCAGCAGGAGGTTCACCAGCTGATCTGCAAAGGCGCGCTGCAGGAGATCCTCAACGTGTCGACGCAGGTGCGCTATAACGGCGACATCGTGCCGCTGGACGACACCATGCTGCGCCGCATCAAGCGCGTCACCGACAACCTGAACCGTCAGGGGCTGCGCGTGGTGGCGGTGGCGAGCAAGTTCCTGCCCGCGCGGGAGGGGGATTACCAGCGTATCGACGAATCCGATCTGATCCTCGAGGGTTATATCGCCTTCCTCGATCCGCCGAAAGAGACCACCGCACCGGCGCTGAAGGCGCTGAAGGCGAGCGGTATCACCGTTAAAATCCTCACCGGCGACAGCGAGCTGGTGGCCGCGAAAGTGTGCCACGAAGTGGGGCTGGACGCGGGCGACGTGGTGGTGGGCAGCGACATCGAGCACCTGTCCGACGACGAGCTGGCGAAACTGGCGCAGCGCACCACGCTGTTTGCCCGCCTGACGCCGATGCACAAAGAGCGCATCGTCACCCTGCTCAAGCGCGAAGGGCACGTGGTGGGCTTTATGGGCGACGGCATCAACGACGCGCCCGCGCTGCGTGCGGCGGATATCGGTATCTCCGTGGACGGGGCGGTGGATATTGCCCGCGAAGCGGCGGATATCATTCTGCTGGAAAAGAGCCTGATGGTGCTGGAGGAGGGCGTGATCGAAGGGCGCCGCACCTTCGCCAACATGCTCAAGTACATCAAAATGACCGCCAGCTCTAACTTCGGCAACGTCTTCAGCGTGCTGGTGGCGAGCGCGTTCCTGCCGTTCCTGCCGATGCTGCCGCTGCACCTGCTGATCCAGAACCTGATGTACGACGTGTCCCAGGTGGCGATCCCGTTTGATAACGTGGACGACGAGCAGATCCAGAAGCCGCAGCACTGGAACCCGGCGGATCTCGGGCGCTTTATGCTGTTCTTTGGCCCGATCAGCTCCATCTTCGACATCCTGACCTTCTGCCTGATGTGGTTTGTGTTCCACGCCAACACCCCGGAACATCAGACGCTGTTCCAGTCCGGCTGGTTCGTGGTGGGGCTGCTGTCGCAAACGCTGATTGTGCATATGATCCGCACGCGCCGCATTCCGTTCATCCAGAGCCGCGCGGCGTGGCCATTGATTGTGATGACGGGAATTGTGATGGCGCTCGGCATCGCGCTGCCGTTCTCGCCGCTGGCGAGCTACCTGCAGCTCCAGGCGCTGCCGCTGAGCTACTTCCCGTGGCTGGTGGCGATCCTCGCGGGCTACATGGTGCTGACGCAGATGGTGAAAGGGTTTTATGCGCGTCGGTATGGGTGGCAGTGA